One stretch of Pseudomonas azotoformans DNA includes these proteins:
- a CDS encoding AraC family transcriptional regulator, whose protein sequence is MRERTIASHYARAALGGARRAGYDYSSLLLQAGITPELLTEPRARIAPEQFTRLLQMLWLALDDEYLGFADGPSKRGTFAMMCHALIHCRTLEKALERGLLFYSLFAQGPRWHLTREGDMARLSLDDSQLWDPDHFLSECLLVIWHRLGSWLIGQRIRLHQATFSYPMPAHASEYDLLFPCAQVFGAPNSSLVFHSRYLSLPLLQDERTLKHFLERSPADLLSRPDEGDSLSSQLRRLLSRDRTPWPDLEAVAQHLHISPQTLRRHLREEGTSFQALKDELRRDIAIYHLGRADLSLQEIAEQLGFSEPSAFHRAFKKWTGLTPGAYRAQES, encoded by the coding sequence ATGCGTGAACGTACCATCGCCAGCCACTACGCTCGGGCAGCCCTTGGCGGCGCGCGCAGGGCAGGCTACGACTACTCGAGCCTGCTGTTGCAGGCAGGTATCACCCCGGAATTGCTGACCGAACCCCGCGCCCGCATCGCACCGGAACAATTTACCCGGCTGCTGCAAATGCTCTGGCTGGCGCTGGACGATGAATACCTGGGGTTCGCCGACGGCCCGAGCAAACGTGGCACCTTCGCCATGATGTGCCACGCGTTGATCCACTGCCGCACCCTGGAGAAGGCTCTGGAACGCGGCTTATTGTTTTATAGCCTATTTGCGCAAGGCCCACGCTGGCATCTGACACGTGAAGGCGACATGGCCCGCTTGAGCCTGGACGACTCGCAACTGTGGGACCCGGATCACTTCCTCAGCGAATGCCTGCTGGTGATCTGGCATCGACTCGGCAGTTGGCTGATCGGCCAACGCATCCGCCTGCACCAGGCCACCTTCAGCTACCCGATGCCGGCTCACGCCAGCGAATATGACCTGCTGTTTCCCTGTGCCCAGGTATTCGGCGCACCGAACAGCAGCCTGGTGTTTCACAGCCGCTACCTGAGCCTGCCGCTGTTGCAGGACGAGCGCACGCTCAAGCACTTCCTTGAACGCTCCCCCGCCGACCTGTTGTCACGGCCGGATGAAGGCGACAGCTTGAGCAGCCAGCTCCGCCGTTTACTCAGCCGCGACCGTACACCCTGGCCCGATCTGGAAGCCGTCGCCCAGCACCTGCACATCAGCCCGCAAACCCTGCGCAGGCATTTGCGCGAGGAAGGCACCAGCTTTCAGGCACTCAAGGATGAGTTGCGGCGGGACATCGCCATCTATCATTTGGGGCGCGCGGATTTGTCGTTGCAGGAGATTGCCGAGCAGTTGGGGTTTTCCGAACCGTCGGCGTTTCATCGGGCGTTCAAGAAGTGGACGGGGTTGACGCCGGGGGCTTACCGAGCACAAGAGAGCTAA
- a CDS encoding ATP-binding protein, producing MIRSLRVRLMLAAATLAVLFMLGLLPAMQGAFSLALQDSIEQRLASDVTTLISAARVENNRLLMPAQLPDERFNLTDSRLLGYIYDREGHLVWRSRATKEENINYKPRYDGRGNEFARIREANGQEFFVYDVEVRLLGGKSAAFSIVALQPVREYQLTLEGLRENLYLGFGAALLVLLTLLWLGLTWGLQALRRLSQELDQIEGGTRESLSEQHPRELLRLTGSLNRLLHSEREQRTRYRDSLDDLAHSLKTPLAVLQGVSEEMAQRPEDREQARVLQSQIERMSQQISYQLQRASLRKSGLVRHQVRLEPVLQSLCDTLGKVYRDKRVSVSFDLPEECDVPIEKGALLELLGNLLENAYRLCLSEVRISLVESLEGTELCIEDDGPGVPPDQRARILQRGERLDRQHPGQGIGLAVVKDIIESYGARLTLGDSPLGGAAFRIHFPAL from the coding sequence TTGATTCGCTCGCTACGCGTGCGCTTGATGCTGGCGGCCGCGACCTTGGCCGTGCTGTTCATGCTCGGCCTGTTGCCGGCCATGCAAGGGGCGTTCAGCCTGGCGTTGCAGGATTCCATCGAGCAGCGCCTGGCGTCGGACGTCACCACCTTGATCTCGGCCGCGCGGGTTGAAAACAACCGCCTGCTGATGCCGGCGCAGTTGCCCGACGAACGCTTCAACCTCACTGACAGCCGCCTGCTCGGCTATATCTACGACCGCGAAGGCCACCTGGTGTGGCGTTCGCGGGCGACCAAGGAAGAAAACATCAACTACAAACCGCGTTATGACGGGCGCGGGAATGAATTCGCACGGATTCGCGAGGCCAACGGCCAGGAATTCTTCGTGTATGACGTCGAGGTCAGGCTGCTGGGCGGCAAGAGTGCCGCCTTCAGTATCGTGGCCCTGCAACCGGTGCGCGAATACCAGTTGACCCTCGAAGGCTTGCGCGAAAATCTCTATCTGGGCTTCGGCGCGGCGCTGCTGGTGCTGCTGACCTTGCTGTGGCTGGGCCTGACCTGGGGCCTGCAAGCGCTGCGGCGGCTGAGTCAGGAACTTGACCAGATCGAAGGCGGCACCCGTGAGAGCCTCTCCGAACAACACCCCCGCGAATTGCTGCGCCTGACCGGCTCTCTCAACCGCTTGCTGCACAGCGAGCGTGAACAACGTACGCGCTACCGCGACTCCCTCGACGATTTGGCCCACAGCCTGAAAACCCCGCTCGCGGTGTTGCAGGGAGTGAGCGAAGAAATGGCCCAGCGTCCGGAGGATCGTGAGCAGGCCCGGGTGCTGCAATCGCAGATCGAGCGCATGAGCCAGCAGATCAGCTACCAGTTGCAGCGCGCCAGCCTGCGCAAAAGCGGCCTGGTGCGCCACCAGGTGCGCCTGGAGCCGGTACTGCAAAGCCTGTGCGATACGCTGGGCAAGGTCTACCGCGACAAGCGCGTCAGCGTGTCCTTCGACCTGCCGGAAGAATGCGACGTGCCAATCGAGAAGGGCGCTTTGTTGGAGTTGCTCGGCAACCTGCTGGAAAACGCCTACCGCCTGTGCTTGAGCGAAGTGCGCATCAGCCTGGTGGAAAGCCTGGAAGGCACCGAACTGTGTATAGAGGATGACGGGCCTGGCGTGCCGCCGGATCAGCGTGCACGAATTCTGCAACGGGGTGAGCGCCTGGATCGCCAGCACCCGGGGCAGGGGATTGGCTTGGCGGTGGTCAAGGACATCATCGAAAGCTACGGTGCGCGGTTGACCCTGGGCGATTCGCCATTGGGTGGCGCCGCCTTCAGGATTCACTTCCCGGCTTTGTGA
- a CDS encoding response regulator translates to MKLLVVEDEALLRHHLFTRLTDSGHVVEAVANAEEALYQTGQFNHDLAIIDLGLPGMGGLDLIRQLRTQAKTFPILILTARGNWQDKVEGLAAGADDYVVKPFQFEELEARMNALLRRSSGFTQSTIVAGPLLLDLNRKQASLEEQPLALTAYEYRILEYLMRHHQQVVAKDRLMEQLYPDDDERDPNVIEVLVGRLRRKLEGPAGFKPIDTVRGLGYLFNERCR, encoded by the coding sequence ATGAAATTGCTGGTGGTGGAAGATGAAGCGCTGCTGCGTCATCACCTGTTTACCCGCCTGACCGACAGCGGGCATGTGGTCGAGGCCGTGGCCAATGCCGAAGAGGCGCTGTACCAGACTGGCCAGTTCAACCATGACCTGGCGATCATCGACCTGGGCCTGCCCGGCATGGGCGGCCTGGACCTGATCCGCCAACTGCGTACTCAGGCCAAGACCTTTCCGATCCTGATCCTCACCGCCCGCGGTAACTGGCAGGACAAGGTCGAAGGCCTGGCTGCGGGTGCCGACGACTACGTGGTCAAACCGTTCCAGTTCGAAGAGCTGGAGGCGCGGATGAACGCCTTGCTGCGGCGCTCCAGTGGCTTTACCCAGTCGACCATCGTTGCCGGGCCGTTGCTGCTGGACCTCAACCGCAAGCAAGCGTCGCTCGAAGAGCAGCCGCTGGCGTTGACCGCCTACGAATATCGGATCCTTGAATACCTGATGCGCCATCACCAACAAGTGGTGGCCAAGGACCGCTTGATGGAACAGCTCTACCCCGATGACGACGAGCGTGATCCGAATGTCATCGAGGTGCTGGTCGGCCGCCTGCGCCGCAAGCTGGAAGGCCCGGCCGGGTTCAAGCCGATCGATACCGTGCGTGGCCTGGGCTATCTGTTCAATGAGCGCTGCCGTTGA
- a CDS encoding 4'-phosphopantetheinyl transferase family protein — protein MNPLPACCTPLDAHWPLPEPLPGTVFLSTRFDPTLLTPGDFQRCAVPPPASIQRSVAKRQAEFLAGRLCARAALQQLDHLDCIPAIGEDRAPVWPAHISGSITHSTGHAAAIVAHKAQWRGLGMDLENVLSLERAERLAGEILTADELQRMATLPREQIAQLVTLTFSAKESLFKALYPIVQKRFYFEHAELLEWSEGGHLRLRLLTDLSEEWCHGKELVGQFAVDDGQLLSLVAVSA, from the coding sequence ATGAATCCCTTACCCGCTTGCTGCACCCCACTCGACGCCCATTGGCCGCTGCCCGAACCGTTGCCCGGCACGGTGTTTCTCAGCACGCGTTTTGACCCGACCCTGCTCACGCCTGGCGATTTCCAGCGCTGTGCCGTGCCGCCACCGGCGAGCATCCAGCGCTCGGTGGCCAAGCGTCAGGCCGAGTTCCTCGCCGGCCGCTTGTGCGCCCGTGCCGCCCTGCAACAACTCGACCACCTCGACTGCATCCCGGCGATCGGCGAAGACCGCGCACCGGTGTGGCCTGCGCACATCAGTGGCTCCATCACTCACAGTACCGGGCACGCCGCCGCGATTGTCGCGCACAAGGCGCAATGGCGCGGGCTGGGGATGGACCTGGAGAATGTGCTGAGCCTGGAGCGGGCGGAGCGGTTGGCCGGGGAAATCCTGACGGCTGATGAACTGCAGCGCATGGCCACCTTGCCAAGAGAGCAGATAGCGCAGTTGGTAACGCTGACGTTCTCCGCCAAGGAGAGCCTGTTCAAGGCGCTCTACCCCATTGTGCAGAAGCGTTTCTACTTTGAGCATGCCGAGTTGCTGGAATGGTCAGAGGGCGGGCATCTGCGGCTGCGACTGCTGACGGACCTGTCCGAAGAGTGGTGCCATGGCAAGGAATTGGTGGGGCAGTTCGCGGTGGATGATGGGCAGTTGTTGAGCCTGGTCGCAGTCAGCGCCTGA